From Zalophus californianus isolate mZalCal1 chromosome 16, mZalCal1.pri.v2, whole genome shotgun sequence, one genomic window encodes:
- the LOC113912169 gene encoding skin secretory protein xP2-like, which translates to MDAVPRWGFHVRASHRLWPFGRKDRKKATEDTERQLADVPSSLTEGVTPKSSQETGAGDCQARPPTPRGPPSQVVVHWTVVQDPEPMEAEAEAAPPPEELETDLEGGLVPAVTSGGDQEPAGDPAPAHGEPGAVQEELAPAPAPAPAPAPATVPATPPSPTPAPAPASDLDPDLAPAPSLTPASAPTPAPAPACALVPAPAPVPAPAAARATVPDPDPTLAPAPVRTPARAAGPSPAPARGPVPAPDRDPVPALALDPAPATAADPVPLLATAPALTSVLAPSVRPDSTHVTGMEARVQKVQTTCSQSQRVEHGSRMVHEQRKIWAQGD; encoded by the exons ATGGACGCTGTCCCCCGCTGGGGATTTCATGTCAGGGCTTCCCACCGCCTCTGGCCATTTGGTCGGAAGGACAGAAAG aagGCCACGGAGGACACAGAGAGGCAGCTGGCGGACGTGCCCTCCTCCCTGACAGAGGGGGTGACCCCAAAGTCATCCCAagaaacaggtgctggggattgcCAGGCAAGACCTCCGACACCACGCGGACCACCGTCCCAGGTGGTCGTCCACTGGACAGTGGTCCAGGACCCAGAGCCCATGGAGGCCGAGGCCGAGG CTGCTCCACCACCTGAGGAGCTAGAGACCGAtctggagggagggctggtgcCTGCAGTGACTTCAGGAGGAGACCAGGAGCCGGCAGGTGACCCGGCACCTGCCCACGGAGAGCCTGGCGCTGTCCAGGAAGAACTggcacctgctcctgccccagcccctgcccctgcccctgctacagttcctgccactcccccttcccccaccccagcccctgcccctgcctcggaCCTAGATCCTGACCtggctcctgccccttcccttacccctgcctctgcccctaccccagcccctgcccctgcctgtgctcttgttcctgcccctgcccctgttcctgctcctgcCGCTGCCAGAGCCACTGTCCCTGACCCAGATCCTACCCTTGCTCCTGCCCCTGTCCGTACTCCTGCCAGAGCCGctggcccttcccctgcccctgccaggggTCCCGTTCCTGCCCCTGACCGAGATCCTGTCCCTGCTCTTGCCCTGGATCCTGCACCTGCCACTGCTGCTGACCCTGTCCCTCTCCttgccactgcccctgcccttACCTCTGTCcttgcccct TCTGTGAGGCCGGACTCTACCCATGTCACGGGCATGGAAGCGAGAGTCCAGAAGGTCCAGACGACCTGCTCCCAGTCCCAGCGTGTGGAGCATGGGTCAAGGATGGTCCACGAGCAGAGGAAGATTTGGGCCCAGGGAGACTGA